A single Neospora caninum Liverpool complete genome, chromosome VIIb DNA region contains:
- a CDS encoding SPBC16D10.01c, related: MKKKQNRRRAGGGQASPAARSAVATEVQTATDSEALSLPPSFFLQRAEGCVNAFPPDFSLARKFLRKGVSVHPNDVSLLVRAAEMLSEDGQLDEAKQLLQRAIQLEPDRNPEKFFYLAQIEEGRTSLELFRRAAGLLEASLQNLEASIAAAQVRESQAGNSGRGATAAAVRLLKEERRRVTRQLVDAKCSVGELYMTDLCDAEEAEEACRAESEGALALAEAQDAGLPDALHLRASFLKTIGDIEGARAAALRAAHLIHAQLKRREENLRLVSPSSEDEDDVSCRELRVNLARVLIDVQEAEAAVLLVSSCIEEDDQDADSWLILACGLFKAKKFAAARDSLEHLQQVSSLGFFKGSTNNGKK; this comes from the exons atgaagaagaaacagaacagACGCCGCGCGGGAGGCGGCCAGGCGTCTCCCGCAGCGCGATCGGCCGTCGCTACAGAGGTACAAACGGCGACGGACTCCGAGGCGTTGTCGCTCCCGCCTTCGTTCTTCctgcagagagcggaaggaTGCGTCAACGCGTTCCCTCCGGacttttccctcgctcggAAGTTCCTCCGAAAgggggtgtctgtacaccccaACGACGTCTCGCTGCTGGTTCGGGCGGCCGAGATGCTCTCCGAGGACGGCCAGCTGGACGAGGCGAAGCAACTGCTGCAACGGGCGATTCAACTCGAG CCCGACCGCAATCCAGAGAAGTTCTTCTACCTCGCGCAAATCGAAGAGGGCCGGACGAGTCTAGAGCTTTTtcgacgcgccgcaggcCTCCTGGAGGCTTCCCTGCAGAACCTCGAAGCCTCGATCGCCGCCGCACAAGTCCGCGAGAGTCAGGCAGGCAATTCAG GACGGGGCGCGACTGCGGCGGCGGTGCGCTTGTTGAAGGAGGAGCGACGTCGCGTGACGCGTCAGCTGGTTGACGCCAAGTGCAGCGTCGGGGAGCTGTACATGACGGATTTGtgcgacgcggaagaggcggaggaggcgtgccgagcagaaagcgaaggcgcgctcgctctcgcagAGGCGCAAGACGCGGGTCTCCCGGATGCGTTGCATCTCCGAGCTTCGTTCCTCAAAACCATCG GCGACATTGAGGGCGCACGCGCCGCTGCGTTGCGCGCCGCTCACCTGATTCACGCTCAGCTGAAGAGACGTGAAGAAAACTTGCGCcttgtgtctccgtcttctgaggacgaagacgacgtAAGCTGCCGCGAGTTGCGCGTCAACTTGGCGAGAGTCCTGATCGACGTTCAAGAAGCTGAAGCCGccgttctcctcgtctcctcctgcATTGAAGAAGACGACCAAGAC GCGGACTCCTGGCTGATCCTCGCGTGTGGGCTTTTCAAGGCGAAGAAGTTCGCCGCCGCCAGGGACAGCTTGGAGCATCTGCAGCAAGTGAGCTCCCTCGGTTTTTTCAAAGGCTCGACTAACAACGGAAAGAAGTGA